A stretch of the Corylus avellana chromosome ca6, CavTom2PMs-1.0 genome encodes the following:
- the LOC132183841 gene encoding glutamine synthetase nodule isozyme — protein MSLLSDLINLNLSETTEKVIAEYIWIGGSGMDIRSKARTLPGPVSDPAKLPKWNYDGSSTGQAPGEDSEVILYPQAIFRDPFRRGHNILVMCDAYTPAGEPIPTNKRFDAAKVFTNPDVAAEEPWYGIEQEYTLLQRDVKWPIGWPKGGYPGPQGPYYCGVGADKAFGRDIVNSHYKACLYAGINISGINGEVMPGQWEFQVGPAVGISAGDELWVARYILERVTEIAGVVVSFDPKPIEGDWNGAGAHTNYSTKSMRNDGGYEVIKKAIEKLGLKHKEHIAAYGEGNERRLTGKHETADINNFSWGVANRGASIRVGRETEKAGKGYFEDRRPASSMDPYVVTSMIAETTILWHP, from the exons ATGTCGCTGCTTTCAGATCTTATCAACCTGAACCTCTCTGAGACCACTGAGAAGGTGATCGCAGAGTACATATG GATCGGTGGATCTGGTATGGATATTAGAAGCAAAGCCAGG ACACTTCCTGGACCAGTGAGTGATCCTGCAAAGCTTCCAAAGTGGAACTATGATGGTTCCAGCACAGGCCAAGCTCCTGGGGAAGACAGTGAAGTCATTTTATA CCCCCAGGCGATTTTCAGGGACCCATTTAGGAGGGGCCATAACATTCTT GTTATGTGTGACGCCTATACCCCGGCTGGAGAGCCTATTCCAACAAATAAGAGATTCGATGCTGCAAAAGTTTTCACCAATCCTGATGTCGCTGCTGAAGAACCTTG GTATGGTATAGAGCAGGAGTACACCCTGTTGCAAAGAGATGTAAAATGGCCAATTGGGTGGCCCAAGGGTGGTTATCCTGGACCCCAG GGACCGTACTACTGTGGTGTTGGTGCTGATAAGGCCTTTGGCCGTGATATTGTAAATTCTCATTACAAAGCCTGCCTTTATGCTGGCATCAACATCAGTGGCATCAATGGAGAAGTGATGCCTGGCCAG TGGGAGTTCCAAGTTGGCCCTGCTGTTGGCATTTCTGCAGGAGATGAGCTCTGGGTTGCTCGTTACATTCTAGAG AGGGTTACGGAGATAGCTGGAGTGGTGGTTTCCTTTGATCCCAAACCTATTGAG GGTGACTGGAATGGGGCTGGTGCTCACACTAACTATAG CACAAAGTCCATGAGAAATGATGGAGGGTATGAAGTCATCAAAAAAGCAATCGAAAAGCTTGGATTGAAGCACAAGGAACACATTGCAGCTTATGGGGAAGGCAACGAGCGCCGTCTCACTGGAAAGCATGAAACAGCAGACATCAACAACTTCTCATGG GGAGTGGCAAACCGTGGTGCCTCCATTAGAGTTGgtagagagacagagaaagcTGGGAAAGGCTATTTTGAAGACAGGAGGCCTGCTTCTAGCATGGATCCATATGTGGTCACCTCAATGATCGCAGAGACCACCATCCTCTGGCATCCATGA